The sequence TTGCGCAGGGCCGCGGCCATCGCGGTCAGGACCGCCGTGAACGCGTCGCCCCTCCGGATCGCGCCCTCGCGGGTCTTCTGGAGCCTGTCGAGCCGCGTGGTCGCGAAGTCCTTGATCGAGACGAACCGCAGGATCTTGCTCACGATCTGGTATCGCTTCGGGAGGAAGTCGTCGAGGGAGTCGACGAACGTCACCAGATCGCGCAGGCCCTGGAAGAACGTCTCTCCGGCCGACCTCTCCTTCCTTGTGGCCTGCGCCTCGCGGACCGCGCCCTCGACGGTGCTCACCAGGATCGCGGGCGCGAGCGTGCGCACGCCGAGCGAGGTGCCTGGGTCGACCTGCGCGTCGGCGTCGACCGGCGCGGCGACCGACGAGAGCAGCATGAAGCGGTGGCCGAACGCGCTTTCGGCGCGGAGCACGGCGCAGAGCTTCGCGAGCTGATCGTCGGCGTCGCGGCAGACCTCGCGCTCGAAGTCGCTCGCGCTGTACGCCGGCGGGAACAGGTCGGCCTTGCTGAGGGCGAGGATCCACTCGCGCGGGAAGCTCACCTCGTCGCCCGCGGCGGCGCTGGTCCGGC is a genomic window of Sorangium aterium containing:
- a CDS encoding TRAFAC clade GTPase domain-containing protein, producing the protein MAPLDLHVALFGASGAGKTVLLAAFYRAQTQPSFQQEHAYKIQAVNKAQGNQLLGRFYRLEEGRFPDGSTRFDAYEFDFFPRDLPDAAVRIHWYDYPGRWWEDEPIDAEEREAMRQGLLKLGMSHVGILLADGAKYRSEGTGYIRWLFEHFADECDRLRRTSAAAGDEVSFPREWILALSKADLFPPAYSASDFEREVCRDADDQLAKLCAVLRAESAFGHRFMLLSSVAAPVDADAQVDPGTSLGVRTLAPAILVSTVEGAVREAQATRKERSAGETFFQGLRDLVTFVDSLDDFLPKRYQIVSKILRFVSIKDFATTRLDRLQKTREGAIRRGDAFTAVLTAMAAALRNDEGARAYHQNQ